A stretch of Ipomoea triloba cultivar NCNSP0323 chromosome 13, ASM357664v1 DNA encodes these proteins:
- the LOC116001501 gene encoding protein PLANT CADMIUM RESISTANCE 9-like — protein MNTEKLGPKFSHEVEGQWTTGLYDCWDDPSLCVKSCVCPCVIHGQLVEILDRGTTSRGLGCLISYAMGSIHCGCLYGGIYRSKLRKLFNLPEAPCSDYLLHCCCCVCSLSQEYRELKNRGIDPSLGGKFWEGKILPCHQCLPQK, from the exons ATGAATACAGAAAAGTTGGGTCCAAAATTCAGCCACGAAGTGGAAGGCCAGTGGACTACTGGACTCTATGATTGTTGGGATGACCCTTCCCTTT GTGTTAAGAGCTGTGTTTGCCCGTGCGTTATCCATGGCCAGCTTGTTGAGATACTTGATAGAGGAACAACAT CCCGTGGTCTTGGGTGCCTAATCTCGTATGCTATGGGAAGCATTCACTGCGGATGCCTATACGGAGGCATCTACCGTTCAAAACTGCGTAAACTCTTCAACTTACCGGAAGCTCCTTGCTCAGATTATTTGCTTCATTGTTGCTGCTGTGTCTGTTCTCTATCCCAAGAGTACAGAGAACTCAAAAATCGCGGCATCGATCCTTCTCTCG GTGGGAAATTTTGGGAAGGGAAGATCTTACCGTGCCACCAATGCCTACCTCAAAAATGA